GCGCGCGTCATCGACTATCTGGTGGACGAGTTCAACAAGGACCAGGGCATCGACCTGCGCAAGGACCCGCTGGCTCTGCAGCGTCTGAAGGACGCCGCCGAGCGCGCCAAGATCGAGCTGTCCTCCTCGCAGCAGACCGAGGTCAACCTGCCGTACGTCACCGCCGATGCCTCCGGTCCCAAGCACCTGAACATCAAGCTGACCCGCGCTAAGCTGGAGGCCCTGGTCGACGACCTGATCAAGAAGTCGATCGAGCCGTGCCGCACCGCGCTCAACGACGCCGGCCTGCGTGCCAGCGACATCAGCGAGGTGATCCTGGTCGGCGGCCAGACCCGCATGCCCAAGGTGCAGTCGGCCGTGGCCGAGTTCTTCGGCAAGGAGCCGCGCAAGGACGTCAACCCCGACGAGGCCGTGGCGCTGGGCGCCGCGATCCAGGGCGGCGTGCTGGCCGGCGACGTCAAGGACGTGCTGCTGCTGGACGTGACCCCGCTGTCGCTGGGCATCGAGACCCTGGGCGGCGTGTTCACCAAGATCATCGAGAAGAACACCACCATCCCGACCAAGGCCTCGCAGACCTTCTCCACCGCCGAGGACAACCAGTCGGCCGTGACCGTGCACGTGCTGCAGGGTGAGCGCGAGCAGGCCCGCTTCAACAAGTCGCTGGCCCGCTTCGACCTGTCCGGCATCGAGCCGGCCCCGCGCGGCCTGCCGCAGGTGGAGGTGTCCTTCGACATCGACGCCAACGGCATCCTGCACGTGTCGGCCAAGGACAAGAAGACCAACAAGGAGCAGAAGGTCGAGATCAAGGCCGGTTCGGGCCTGTCCGACGAGGAGATCCAGCGCATGGTCGCCGATGCCGAGGCGCATCGCGACGAGGACAAGAAGTTCCAGGAGCTGGTCGGCGCCCGCAACCAGGCCGACGCGCTGATCCACGCGACCCGCACGGCGATCACCGAGCACGGTGCCAAGGTCGGCGGCGATGTGATCGGCAAGGTCGAGGCCGCGCTGGCCGACCTGGAAACGGCGATGAAGGGCGACGACAAGGCCCAGATCGAGGCGCGCTCCAAGGCGCTGGAAGAGGCCGGGCAGTCGCTGTACGCCGCCGCCGCGGCGGGCGAGCAGGGTGCTCCGGGTTCGGACGCCGGTGCCCAGCAGGCCCGCGGTGCGGCCGACGACGTGGTCGACGCCGAGTTCACCGAGGTCAAGGACGACAAGAAGTAAGCCGGGATTCGGGATTGGGGATTGGGGATTCGCAAAGGCCTTGGCCTGCGGATCCCCGCCTGCCGATCCTTGTCCCATCTGCGGTGCATAAAAGCGGAAGAGACAGGATCTCTCCGCTTTTGCCTTTAACGAATCCCGATTC
The window above is part of the Pseudoxanthomonas sp. X-1 genome. Proteins encoded here:
- the dnaK gene encoding molecular chaperone DnaK, which gives rise to MGKIIGIDLGTTNSCVAIMEGGKARVIENSEGDRTTPSIVAYTKDGEVLVGASAKRQAVTNPKNTFYAVKRLIGRKFTDAEVKKDLDLVPYTILAHDNGDAWVATADGKKMAPQEISARVLEKMKKTAEDFLGEKVTEAVITVPAYFNDSQRQATKDAGRIAGLDVKRIINEPTAAALAYGLDKGDTKDRKVAVYDLGGGTFDVSIIEIANVDGEKQFEVLATNGDTFLGGEDFDARVIDYLVDEFNKDQGIDLRKDPLALQRLKDAAERAKIELSSSQQTEVNLPYVTADASGPKHLNIKLTRAKLEALVDDLIKKSIEPCRTALNDAGLRASDISEVILVGGQTRMPKVQSAVAEFFGKEPRKDVNPDEAVALGAAIQGGVLAGDVKDVLLLDVTPLSLGIETLGGVFTKIIEKNTTIPTKASQTFSTAEDNQSAVTVHVLQGEREQARFNKSLARFDLSGIEPAPRGLPQVEVSFDIDANGILHVSAKDKKTNKEQKVEIKAGSGLSDEEIQRMVADAEAHRDEDKKFQELVGARNQADALIHATRTAITEHGAKVGGDVIGKVEAALADLETAMKGDDKAQIEARSKALEEAGQSLYAAAAAGEQGAPGSDAGAQQARGAADDVVDAEFTEVKDDKK